A stretch of Rhododendron vialii isolate Sample 1 chromosome 4a, ASM3025357v1 DNA encodes these proteins:
- the LOC131324390 gene encoding DEAD-box ATP-dependent RNA helicase 9, mitochondrial-like has product MATGLVLLRKSPSTRSALAALTSSVDSLLHRRHNHSHFSKPSTDLAKSTNESSGNGQNGKFSIGWLSGVYGVAGRRGFHGAAGLSFRASVPASNAGYAAAADFSDEDQTRGQGGSSGGASDVGLEISKLGISEHIVSALAGKGITKLFPIQKAVLEPAMKGCDMIGRARTGTGKTLAFGIPIMDKILRFNEKHGCGRYPLAMVLAPTRELAKQVDKEFAEAAPKLESLCVYGGVPISRQMSQLDHGVDVVVGTPGRVIDLIKRGALKLSEIQFLVLDEADQMLNVGFADDVETILQHVPAKRQCMMFSATMPSWIRKLTQKYLKDPLTIDLVGDSVQKLADGISLYAIASEMFEKPQIIGPLITEHAKGGKCIVFTQTKRDADRLAYSMQRSFKCEALHGDISQNQREITLSGFRDGRFNVLVATDVAARGLDVPNVDLVIHYELPSTSEIFVHRSGRTGRAGKKGTAILVHTSNQMRDVKSIERDVGCRFTELPRISVAGGTSNIFNDMGSNRGGPGGRFGDSGSGRYGGPSTGGFGDYGSSRSGFGGSGSGRSGGGFGGFNSSRSGNSGGYGSGRSGGFGNSGSGRSSGFGDFLPSRSSGGFGDDKYGRKSF; this is encoded by the exons ATGGCTACTGGTCTCGTCCTTCTGAGGAAATCACCCTCCACTCGATCGGCACTCGCCGCTTTAACGTCCTCCGTCGATTCCCTCCTCCACCGCCGCCACAACCACTCCCATTTCTCAAAACCCAGCACCGACCTCGCCAAATCCACAAACGAATCCTCTGGAAATggtcaaaatggaaaattttcaattgggTGGCTCAGTGGGGTATATGGAGTGGCGGGTAGGAGAGGTTTTCACGGGGCGGCCGGTTTGAGTTTTAGGGCTTCGGTCCCGGCGTCGAACGCAGGGTACGCGGCGGCGGCTGACTTCTCCGACGAGGACCAGACCAGAGGTCAGGGGGGTAGTAGTGGTGGTGCTAGTGATGTCGGGCTTGAGATATCTAAGCTTGGGATATCGGAGCATATTGTTTCTGCTTTGGCTGGCAAGGGAATCACTAAGCTCTTCCCTATTCAG AAAGCTGTGCTGGAACCAGCCATGAAGGGATGTGACATGATTGGTCGTGCTAGGACAGGAACTGGGAAGACCCTTGCTTTTGGCATTCCCATCATGGATAAAATCCTCCGGTTCAATGAAAAACATGG ATGTGGAAGATATCCTTTGGCTATGGTTTTGGCGCCAACTAGAGAGCTTGCTAAACAAGTTGACAAGGAATTCGCTGAGGCTGCTCCTAAGTTGGAATCACTGTGTGTTTATGGAGGTGTGCCCATCTCGCGGCAAATGAGCCAGCTTGACCATGGTGTTGATGTGGTTGTTGGTACACCGGGACGGGTTATAGATCTGATCAAGAGAGGTGCTTTGAAATTATCTGAAATTCAGTTCCTTGTACTCGATGAAGCTGATCAGATGCTTAATGTGGGTTTTGCGGATGACGTTGAGACTATCTTACAACATGTGCCAGCGAAACGTCAGTGCATGATGTTCTCCGCGACAATGCCGAGTTGGATAAGGAAACTCACCCAGAAGTACCTAAAAGATCCACTAACAATTGATCTT GTAGGAGATTCTGTTCAGAAGTTGGCAGACGGAATTTCGTTATATGCAATTGCATCAGAGATGTTTGAGAAACCACAAATTATTGGACCTCTCATAACA GAACATGCAAAAGGAGGTAAATGCATTGTTTTCACGCAAACGAAGCGTGATGCTGACAGATTGGCATATTCGATGCAAAGAAGTTTCAAATGTGAAGCTTTGCATGGAGATATTTCACAAAATCAGAGAGAGATAACTCTTTCAGGCTTTCGAGATGGTCGCTTCAATGTTTTAGTGGCCACTGATGTTGCTGCTCGTGGCCTTGATGTACCAAACGTTGATCTA GTCATACATTATGAACTTCCAAGCACTTCAGAGATCTTTGTTCACCGATCTGGCCGAACAGGACGTGCTGGGAAGAAGGGAACTGCGATTCTGGTTCACACATCAAATCAAATGAGGGATGTCAAGAGTATTGAGCGAGATGTAGGGTGCAGATTTACAGAG CTCCCCAGGATTTCTGTTGCGGGTGGAACAAGCAACATCTTCAATGACATGGGTTCAAACCGTGGCGGGCCTGGCGGCCGATTTGGCGATTCAGGTTCTGGTCGTTACGGTGGTCCCTCAACTGGTGGTTTTGGTGATTATGGCTCCAGTCGTTCAGGATTCGGTGGATCTGGTTCTGGTCGATCAGGTGGTGGGTTTGGTGGGTTTAACTCGAGCCGCTCAGGGAACTCTGGTGGTTATGGGTCTGGTCGTTCGGGTGGTTTTGGGAACTCTGGTTCAGGTCGTTCTAGCGGTTTTGGCGATTTTCTCCCAAGCAGATCCAGTGGTGGCTTTGGCGATGATAAATATGGGAGGAAATCATTCTAA
- the LOC131324391 gene encoding aquaporin SIP1-1 isoform X2, which yields MGAITAAIGDAVFTSMWVFCTSALEALTSVIASAIGEQGMAALFITTVLNFILLSVFSVIGDALGGANSNPTGMAAFYIAGIGHDSLYSMALRFPAQAAGAVGGALAIVEVMPMQYKHMLGGPSLKVDLHTGALAEGVLTFLITFAVLFIVLKGPRSPLLKTWLISISTVVMVVTGSSYTGPSMNPANAFGWAYVNNQHNTWEQFYVYWICPFIGAILAAFVFRTVFPPPAKQKKA from the exons atgggggcgATAACAGCCGCGATAGGGGACGCGGTGTTCACTTCGATGTGGGTGTTCTGCACTTCGGCACTGGAGGCACTGACATCAGTCATAGCCTCTGCAATTGGGGAGCAAGGGATGGCGGCGCTCTTCATCACCACCGTCCTTAACTTCATTCTCCTCTCTGTTTTCAGCGTAATCGGCGACGCCTTGGGCGGGGCCAACTCCAATCCCACTGGTATGGCCGCCTTTTACATCGCCGGCATCGGCCATGACTCCTTGTACTCCATGGCTCTCCGCTTCCCTGCTCAG GCAGCTGGTGCAGTGGGTGGTGCCTTGGCAATTGTTGAAGTGATGCCCATGCAGTACAAACATATGCTTGGGGGACCGTCTTTAAAAGTTGACTTGCATACTGGGGCCTTGGCGGAGGGGGTTTTAACCTTCCTAATTACGTTTGCTGTCCTTTTTATTGTGCTCAAGGGTCCCAGAAGCCCATTGTTGAAGACATGGTTAATTTCAATCTCAACTGTAGTGATGGTTGTTACTGGCTCCAGTTATACCGGACCTTCCATGAACCCTGCCAAT GCCTTTGGCTGGGCGTATGTAAACAATCAGCACAACACGTGGGAGCAGTTTTATGTTTACTGGATTTGCCCTTTCATAGGAGCAATATTGGCTGCCTTTGTTTTCCGTACTGTGTTTCCTCCCCCAGCGAAGCAGAAGAAAGCCTGA
- the LOC131324391 gene encoding aquaporin SIP1-2 isoform X1 — MGAIKAAVGDAVLTAMWVFCASTLGALTSVIASAIGVQGMSALFITTVLIFFLVTVFGVIGDALGGASFNPTGTAAFYAAGIGGDSLYAMALRFPAQAAGAVGGALAIVEVMPMQYKHMLGGPSLKVDLHTGALAEGVLTFLITFAVLFIVLKGPRSPLLKTWLISISTVVMVVTGSSYTGPSMNPANAFGWAYVNNQHNTWEQFYVYWICPFIGAILAAFVFRTVFPPPAKQKKA; from the exons atgggggcgATAAAAGCGGCGGTAGGGGACGCGGTGTTGACTGCGATGTGGGTGTTCTGCGCGTCGACACTGGGGGCACTGACATCGGTCATAGCCTCTGCAATTGGGGTGCAAGGGATGTCGGCGCTCTTCATCACCACCGTCCTCATCTTCTTTCTCGTCACCGTCTTCGGCGTAATCGGCGACGCCTTGGGTGGGGCCAGCTTCAATCCCACCGGCACCGCCGCCTTTTACGCCGCCGGCATCGGCGGCGACTCCTTGTACGCCATGGCTCTCCGCTTCCCGGCTCAG GCAGCTGGTGCAGTGGGTGGTGCCTTGGCAATTGTTGAAGTGATGCCCATGCAGTACAAACATATGCTTGGGGGACCGTCTTTAAAAGTTGACTTGCATACTGGGGCCTTGGCGGAGGGGGTTTTAACCTTCCTAATTACGTTTGCTGTCCTTTTTATTGTGCTCAAGGGTCCCAGAAGCCCATTGTTGAAGACATGGTTAATTTCAATCTCAACTGTAGTGATGGTTGTTACTGGCTCCAGTTATACCGGACCTTCCATGAACCCTGCCAAT GCCTTTGGCTGGGCGTATGTAAACAATCAGCACAACACGTGGGAGCAGTTTTATGTTTACTGGATTTGCCCTTTCATAGGAGCAATATTGGCTGCCTTTGTTTTCCGTACTGTGTTTCCTCCCCCAGCGAAGCAGAAGAAAGCCTGA